TGCGCCCCGTGTTGCGGAGAGGTGGCCGAGTGGCCGAAGGCGCTCCCCTGCTAAGGGAGTACACCTCAAAAGGGTGTCGGGGGTTCGAATCCCCCCTTCTCCGCCATATTTGCAGCATAGGGTGGAATGTCAGCGTTAGATCGATAAGTTATTGAAAGTTATCGAAAAATCGCTTGATAGATGAGTTTAACACCCTATAATGCGCACGCTCAGCGCACTCATAGCTCAGCTGGATAGAGTACCCGGCTACGAACCGGGCGGTCGGAGGTTCGAATCCTCCTGAGTGCGCCATATTGCAGGTGGCTTACAGCGATGTAAGCCATTTTGTTTTAACCAGCGGTGATCTGGTCTAAAAGCGCCATACGCACTCATAGCTCAGCTGGATAGAGTACCCGGCTACGAACCGGGCGGTCGGAGGTTCGAATCCTCCTGAGTGCGCCATACCGAAAAGGGCCTGCAGCGATGCAGGCCCTTTTTCTTTGTCTGGGTTTCTGCTCGCTAGCGCTTGCCTTTGACGCAGCCGGCTTCGTCGAAGCTGATCTGCCGGCTGTTTCCCTGCTGGTCCCGATAGTGGTAGCGGGTCTGGCCGTTCTGGCTGCTGACCTTGTCCGGTGTCCCGAGTGCGCTTTCCACATCGGCACGGGTCATGCCGCCGAGTATCTCTTCCTTGATTATCGCGGTGCGTCGCGCGCTGCCGGTAACGCGATCACCGCAGCCGTCCCGCTTTTCGGCGACCACCACCGGTTCGGGGCGGTTGGTTCGTGCCTTGTTGCGAGGTGTTTTGCCGGCTTTCGCCAGCGGTACGGGCTTGCCGCTGCCCGGGGTGGGGTTGTTGGCGGCCTGCAGCTTCAGGGTCTGCTGTTCGCTGCAGCCCTGCAGGGTAAAGGTGATGTGGCCGCTGGGGTCCTCGCAGCGGAATACGGTCGCTGCCAGCAGTGGGGCGGGGCA
The genomic region above belongs to Pseudomonas benzenivorans and contains:
- a CDS encoding DUF4124 domain-containing protein, with the translated sequence MHGLHCAALCATLLCPAPLLAATVFRCEDPSGHITFTLQGCSEQQTLKLQAANNPTPGSGKPVPLAKAGKTPRNKARTNRPEPVVVAEKRDGCGDRVTGSARRTAIIKEEILGGMTRADVESALGTPDKVSSQNGQTRYHYRDQQGNSRQISFDEAGCVKGKR